One genomic window of Fusarium keratoplasticum isolate Fu6.1 chromosome 3, whole genome shotgun sequence includes the following:
- a CDS encoding MFS domain-containing protein produces the protein MTKGTDSNIELGGFGDEKPTGVHHERIQLLANLPDPDAGKSDEERAEIDRKLMWKVDLWLIPWLSLLYLLSFLDRTNIGNARLAGMEPDLNMSGTDYNLSLTIFFISYAVFEPLTNALLKRLTPRIFFTIIIVVWGIIMTLMGLVTNFKGLLAARWFLGVAEAGLFPGVNYYLSCWYKGSEIGARSAVFFSAAALAGSFGGLLAAAIAKMDGIGGKPGWAWIFIIEGLATTFVGFFCWWMVFDWPENARFLSPDDQVRVQRRIIADRQGKTAEDFDKRHIYEALKDWKTYGYMAIYMGCLVPLYAFSLFLPTILRGMGYTGTRAQLLSVPPYAAAATMTISIGLLADKTRWRGYLNMVTVVVGIGGFLMLIATSNPKIQYAGTFLGAIGIYPTIPNTLSWLINNTEGSLKRAVVLGMVVGWGNLNGVVSSNIYLVREAPRFWSGHGVVLGYQAVFLLGGSVFMHFALARQNKIRREGRMNEKWDAMTEEQRWVAGDKRPDFIYTI, from the exons ATGACTAAAGGAACCGACTCCAACATCGAGCTTGGTGGGTTTGGAGACGAGAAGCCCACTGGCGTTCACCATGAGCGCATCCAATTGCTCGCCAACTTGCCTGACCCTGATGCTGGCAAAAGCGACGAGGAACGCGCTGAGATT GACCGAAAGCTCATGTGGAAGGTCGACCTTTGGCTTATCCCCTGGTTGTCCCTCCTCTACCTTCTCTCATTCCTCGATCGAACCAATATCGGCAACGCTCGTCTCGCTGGCATGGAACCTGATCTTAACATGTCAGGAACCGACTACAACTTGTCTTtgaccatcttcttcattaGCTATGCTGTCTTCGAGCCCCTTACGAACGCGCTTCTGAAGCGACTTACACCTCGAATCTTCTTtaccatcatcattgtcgtcTGGGGCATCATCATGACGCTCATGGGTCTTGTTACCAACTTCAAGGGCCTTCTCGCTGCACGTTGGTTTCTTGGCGTTGCGGAGGCTGGTCTCTTCCCAG GCGTTAACTACTACCTCTCTTGCTGGTACAAGGGATCGGAAATCGGCGCCAGATCTGCCGTGTTCTTTTCCGCAGCTGCCCTTGCCGGTTCTTTCGGCGGCCTTCTCGCGGCTGCtatcgccaagatggatggtATCGGCGGTAAGCCAGGCTGGGCATGGATTTTCATCATTGAAGGTCTCGCCACGACTTTCGTCGGTTTCTTCTGCTGGTGGATGGTCTTCGATTGGCCTGAGAATGCTCGCTTTCTCTCCCCAGACGATCAAGTTCGGGTCCAGCGACGCATCATCGCTGATAGGCAAGGCAAGACGGCTGAAGATTTCGACAAGCGACACATCTAcgaggctctcaaggacTGGAAGACATATGGATACATGGCTATCTATATGGGCTGTCTTGTTCCTCTCTAcgccttctctctcttcctccctaCAATCCTTCGAGGCATGGGATACACAGGAACTCGAGCTCAGCTCCTGAGCGTTCCCCCGTACGCGGCTGCTGCGACGATGACCATTTCCATCGGCCTCCTTGCGGATAAGACTCGCTGGCGAGGATACCTCAATATGGTGACAGTTGTTGTAGGCATCGGCGGCTTCCTCATGCTCATCGCCACTTCGAATCCAAAGATCCAATATGCTGGAACTTTCCTCGGAGCCATCGGCATCTACCCCACCATCCCCAACACTCTATCTtggctcatcaacaacaccgaaGGATCGCTGAAGCGTGCCGTCGTCCTTGGTATGGTGGTTGGATGGGGCAACCTGAACGGCGTGGTGTCTTCCAACATCTACTTGGTTCGGGAAGCTCCTCGGTTCTGGTCCGGCCATGGCGTCGTTCTTGGATACCAGGCAGTATTCCTCCTTGGCGGGTCTGTTTTTATGCACTTTGCTCTGGCAAGACAGAACAAGATCCGAAGGGAGGGCAGGATGAACGAGAAATGGGATGCCATGACCGAGGAGCAGAGATGGGTTGCTGGTGACAAGCGCCCCGATTTTATTTACACGATTTAG
- a CDS encoding Pectate lyase yields the protein MQYRMIMAATLALGNFANAMPAPPQITKAPKADLSKRQQPQADGTSVLDAPMTIAAGETFDGKNVMFDRGVSCTGQEEGGDSDAVFILEAGASLSNVIIGPNQIEGVHCNGGCTLTNVWWDAVCEDAFSIKKQADGETTTINGGGAKGAEDKVIQHNGGGTVVINDFTVSDFGKLYRSCGNCKEMPARHVKVSGGTASDGKVLVGINPNMGDTASISGVSVTNVKEQCVAFKGVTDGSEPEKVGSCDAEAGAGSGSDSGSETGSGDAPATSAPSDATPTSGSDDEEAAPVESAPVESAPVESAEPAQPTETTGDDESSDDNNNNEESGDDSNNEEESSDDKDESEDKDEEVENQEQTGDNQQTGGWNWGSWFNNNNNN from the coding sequence atgcaGTACCGAATGATCATGGCGGCCACTCTGGCCCTTGGCAACTTTGCCAACGCCATGCCTGCCCCTCCCCAGATCACCAAGGCCCCCAAGGCTGATCTCTCCAAGCGCCAGCAGCCCCAGGCTGACGGCACCAGCGTCCTCGATGCCCCCATGACTATCGCCGCCGGCGAGACCTTCGATGGTAAGAATGTCATGTTCGACCGTGGTGTTTCCTGCACTGGTCAGGAGGAGGGCGGTGACTCGGacgccgtcttcatcctcgaggccggcgCTTCGCTGTCTAACGTCATCATTGGCCCCAACCAGATTGAGGGTGTCCACTGCAACGGTGGCTGCACTCTCACCAACGTCTGGTGGGACGCTGTCTGCGAGGATGCCTtcagcatcaagaagcaggctgatggcgagaccaccaccatcaacggcGGTGGTGCCAAGGGCGCTGaggacaaggtcatccaGCACAATGGTGGCGGTaccgtcgtcatcaacgACTTCACCGTCTCCGACTTTGGCAAGCTCTACCGCAGCTGCGGTAACTGCAAGGAGATGCCCGCCCGCCACGTCAAGGTCTCTGGTGGTACTGCCAGCGACGGCAAGGTCCTTGTCGGCATCAACCCCAACATGGGCGACACTGCCAGCATCTCTGGTGTTAGCGTGACCAACGTCAAGGAGCAGTGCGTTGCCTTCAAGGGTGTCACTGACGGCAGCGAGCCCGAGAAGGTTGGCAGCTGCGACGCCGAGGCTGGTGCTGGATCTGGCTCCGACTCTGGCTCCGAGACCGGCTCCGGTGATGCTCCTGCTACCTCTGCCCCTTCTGACGCCACCCCCACCTCTGGAagtgacgacgaggaggctgctcCCGTTGAGTCTGCCCCCGTCGAGTCTGCCCCTGTCGAGTCCGCTGAGCCCGCTCAGCCCACCGAGACCACTGGTGATGACGAGTCCagcgacgacaacaacaacaacgaggAGTCGGGCGATGACAGCAACAACGAGGAGGAGTCTTCCGATGACAAGGATGAGtccgaggacaaggatgaggaggtcgagaacCAGGAGCAGACCGGCGACAACCAGCAGACTGGTGGCTGGAACTGGGGCTCCTggttcaacaacaacaacaacaactaA
- a CDS encoding Abhydrolase-3 domain-containing protein — translation MSLESLAQMTRLYPVQSPTSSRTEYTKNLIMRDGHVHEVGVYKPQSLAPGPLVVLIHGGGFCLGHYSHISFYSRALAALYGVTVVNIAYRLAPEFPFPTAPQDVWDSLVALTSSNMADELGLDLSKGFFIGGTSAGASLAAVAVQQWVSQELSPPILGVWLNIPMIFDAAIVPGEHKALWFSRKQNADAMVINSKSREYVYKVYKPDIRSPEFSPFNSPNPHTGLPPVYIQVCGQDPLRDDGLVYERVLREHGVKTRLDAYPGVPHGAANLFPTLSSSKKHQVDVLQGFGWLFGKEMRDEECQAAMKASWED, via the coding sequence ATGTCGCTGGAAAGCCTTGCCCAGATGACTCGCCTTTATCCCGTTCAATCACCTACTTCCTCCCGGACTGAGTATACAAAGAACCTCATAATGCGCGATGGTCATGTCCACGAGGTTGGAGTGTACAAACCACAAAGCTTGGCCCCGGGGCCTCTTGTCGTTCTAATCCATGGAGGAGGCTTTTGCCTTGGACATTACTCTCACATTAGTTTCTATTCTAGGGCGCTTGCTGCCCTGTACGGTGTGACCGTGGTCAATATCGCGTATCGTTTGGCCCCGGAGTTTCCCTTCCCTACTGCGCCACAAGATGTTTGGGATTCCCTTGTagccttgacgagctcaaACATGGCCGATGAGCTGGGCCTAGACTTATCTAAAGGATTCTTCATTGGTGGGACCTCTGCTGGTGCAAGCCTCGCCGCCGTTGCGGTTCAGCAGTGGGTTTCCCAAGAACTGTCACCACCAATCCTCGGAGTTTGGCTCAATATTCCAATGATCTTCGACGCTGCCATTGTACCTGGAGAGCACAAAGCTCTCTGGTTTTCCAGGAAACAAAACGCCGACGCCATGGTCATCAACTCCAAGTCTCGGGAATATGTCTACAAGGTCTACAAGCCTGACATCCGATCGCCCGAATTTTCGCCCTTCAACTCCCCTAATCCTCATACGGGCCTTCCCCCAGTTTATATCCAAGTCTGCGGCCAGGACCCCCTACGAGACGATGGTTTAGTCTACGAAAGAGTACTAAGGGAACACGGTGTGAAAACTCGACTGGACGCGTATCCCGGCGTGCCCCATGGCGCAGCCAACCTTTTCCCGACCTTATCCAGCTCTAAAAAACATCAAGTGGATGTTCTTCAGGGTTTTGGGTGGTTGTTCGGCAAGGAGATGCGAGATGAAGAATGTCAAGCCGCAATGAAGGCGAGTTGGGAAGATTGA
- a CDS encoding Zn(2)-C6 fungal-type domain-containing protein, with product MPRSKTSRATRGRRRTGCLNCRNRRIKCDEKKPCSYCTRRGLECIQPEFIVRHGWSESTAATTAANNEPATSYETFRQIYSAEHAGTALPSTEVTVSGEVLTNETAKLLRIYQQGIGTWMDILDHSLTFQRQVLSSALSSPLLFHSICALSAKQMSLTQDNRLWEPISSHHYGESFRLLIHDVTVEGTKRATMLSATILLCSYELLAFPGADYQRHLFGGRTLIEADFDVVSATNLGRASFWIYARQDVSLALVNERPTLIPPKEWPAVPFSNERQEDALGKRILWLLARVIEVRFTIPSDFDGDTLEDNLDAIVSEIVHWSESVPSHARGVDIQGDLADGLKQSWFCVPSAAAGCLYYHLAKILCFEFWLQRPAGPVPNDILSAGLRNHALEIASICLSPGISDGALVVAVNPLFYAAKHIRSLSLEARIWALLEDIECRLGFHTRNRVSQLQRGWVSRREST from the exons ATGCCTCGCTCAAAGACTTCCCGCGCTACTAGAGGGCGACGGAGAACCG GCTG TCTAAACTGCCGCAATCGCCGCATTAAATGCGATGAAAAGAAGCCATGCAGCTACTGCACTCGACGAGGACTTGAGTGCATCCAGCCAGAGTTCATTGTCCGTCATGGATGGTCAGAATCCACTGCGGCGACTACGGCTGCAAACAATGAACCGGCCACGTCATACGAGACGTTTCGACAAATTTATTCAGCCGAACACGCGGGAACGGCCTTGCCTTCAACTGAGGTCACTGTGAGTGGTGAGGTTTTGACCAACGAGACGGCCAAGCTATTGCGAATTTATCAACAGGGCATTGGGACTTGGATGGATATTCTGGATCACTCGCTCACTTTCCAGCGTCAAGTCCTATCATCTGCACTTTCGTCACCTCTTTTGTTTCACTCTATATGCGCCCTGTCGGCCAAGCAGATGAGCCTTACTCAGGACAATCGTCTTTGGGAGCCCATCTCCTCACACCACTACGGCGAGAGCTTCAGATTGCTCATTCATGACGTCACTGTTGAAGGAACAAAGAGAGCCACCATGCTCTCGGCCACTATCCTTCTATGCAGCTATGAGCTACTCGCTTTTCCCGGCGCAGATTATCAGCGTCATCTGTTTGGTGGCCGAACCCTGATCGAGGCAGATTTCGACGTCGTGTCGGCAACCAACCTGGGCCGCGCCAGTTTTTGGATCTACGCGCGACAGGATGTTTCTCTGGCGCTGGTTAATGAACGGCCAACTCTCATTCCACCAAAAGAATGGCCGGCTGTTCCATTCTCAAACGAGAGACAGGAAGACGCTCTCGGGAAGCGCATTCTCTGGTTGCTTGCCAGGGTAATCGAGGTTAGATTTACTATACCAAGCGACTTCGATGGCGACACACTGGAGGATAATCTCGATGCTATAGTATCAGAAATTGTCCATTGGTCAGAGAGCGTTCCTTCCCACGCTCGTGGAGTAGACATCCAGGGTGATCTAGCCGACGGCCTCAAACAGTCATGGTTCTGCGTCCCTTCAGCAG CGGCTGGTTGTTTATACTATCACTTGGCAAAGATTTTGTGCTTCGAGTTCTGGCTACAACGTCCTGCTGGACCAGTTCCTAACGATATTTTATCTGCCGGCCTCCGCAACCACGCTCTGGAAATTGCTTCGATCTGCCTCTCACCAGGCATCTCTGACGGCGCCTTGGTTGTGGCAGTAAACCCACTGTTCTATG CCGCAAAACACATCAGGTCTCTCTCACTCGAGGCCAGGATTTGGGCGCTTCTCGAGGACATTGAATGCCGTCTGGGGTTTCATACACGGAACAGAGTATCTCAACTACAGAGGGGATGGGTGTCAAGGCGGGAAAGTACTTGA
- a CDS encoding Metallophos domain-containing protein — protein sequence MHWFALTAVAFGTIVSAGVPNRANQALTFGRDGTFQISIFEDLHYGEAPSTYGPTQDGLTSKVVSRILRDERDIDLAVINGDIISRDNLMPNSTGYLDQALKPLVDRGMTWASVYGNHENNNMRNVKDVFRREKRFRGSRTLSMVPGKDVGITNYYLPVYDSKCTRGHRCVPKLILWFFDSRSGFNFNDLDEQGKQVQRVNWVDKKVVKWFIKERKNIERKYRTTIPSLAFVHIPPNIFYAVQKDVGIDPTRNPGINDMFQLGQGEKFCANGTRSDGCTWGGQDIPFMDALGSTRGLMGVFVAHHHGNSWCYPWTDKSLPGYPVQPSAGGLKICYGQHTGYGGNGDWERGSRQLLLRQDRIKKGELETWIRLETGEVVGAVTLNRTFGQDEYPQSPNRKTFCEECKFPSRLR from the exons ATGCATTGGTTTGCACTTACAGCTGTTGCATTCGGGACTATTGTCTCTGCAGGTGTCCCCAATCGTGCCAATCAAGCTTTGACTTTTGGACGCGATGGAACCTTTCAGATCTCCATCTTTGAAGATCTTCACTACGGAGAGG CTCCCAGTACCTACGGGCCTACCCAAGATGGCCTTACTTCAAAGGTCGTGTCCAGGATTCTCCGAGATGAGCGTGACATAGATCTTGCCGTCATCAATGGTGATATCATCTCTCGTGATAATCTCATGCCTAACAGCACCGGTTACCTCGACCAAGCCCTGAAGCCTCTTGTTGACCGAGGAATGACCTGGGCTTCGGTATACGGAAATCACGAAAACAACAACATGCGAAATGTCAAGGATGTCTTCCGTCGTGAGAAGCGATTCCGAGGATCTCGCACTCTCTCCATGGTTCCAGGCAAGGACGTTGGTATTACAAACTATTACCTTCCTGTTTATGATTCAAAGTGCACCCGCGGTCATCGTTGTGTTCCCAAGCTCATCCTGTGGTTCTTTGATAGCCGCAGCGGCTTCAACTTTAACGACTTGGATGAACAAGGAAAGCAAGTGCAGCGTGTGAACTGGGTCGACAAGAAGGTTGTCAAGTGGTTCATCAAAGAGCGCAAAAACATTGAGAGAAAGTACAGGACGACCATCCCGTCTTTGGCCTTTGTTCACATCCCGCCCAACATCTTCTACGCTGTACAGAAGGATGTAGGCATTGACCCGACCCGCAACCCTGGAATCAACGACATGTTCCAGCTGGGCCAGGGTGAGAAGTTTTGCGCGAACGGTACGAGAAGCGATGGTTGCACTTGGGGTGGCCAGGACATTCCTTTCATGGATGCTCTCGGTTCGACTCGCGGCCTGATGGGTGTCTTCGTggctcatcaccatggaAACTCCTGGTGCTATCCATGGACCGACAAGAGCTTGCCTGGCTATCCCGTGCAACCTTCGGCTGGGGGCTTGAAGATTTGTTATGGCCAACATACAGGATACGGAGGCAATGGAGACTGGGAGCGTGGCTCTCGACAGCTGCTTCTGCGTCAAGACCGaatcaagaagggcgagctcGAGACTTGGATCCGTCTTGAAACCGGAGAGGTTGTTGGAGCTGTGACTCTTAACAGGACCTTTGGCCAGGACGAGTATCCCCAATCGCCCAACAGAAAGACTTTCTGCGAAGAGTGTAAGTTTCCCTCCAGACTACGATGA